The Setaria viridis chromosome 9, Setaria_viridis_v4.0, whole genome shotgun sequence sequence GAGATTAGAGTCAAAACCATAAATCACATACCTCCACCAAGATTATATACATGGTGAGTCAAGGCATTAACAACACCATGGCCTGAAGTCTGAAGTAGCTGAGAATACCACTGTTGATCAAAAAATCCTCCAGGGGCTAACAGGAGTGGCTGGGACAGTGGTGCCTTATACAATTGCTGAAGGATGGATTTAAATTCAATTACATCCTTTCCGTAAAGTTTAGCATCAACTTTTGCTCCGATTCCATGCCCACTCAGCTCATTGCCTGAAAAAACAAGAGCCAAAGTAAAAACTGTAGTTCTCAAACTGTCTCATCCCTTACTGCATGCATCAGAACTCGAAACTTTCCTTATCTTGGAGCATAAGGAGTAAAACAAAAGGTTTcagtaggaaaaaaaaatatagtagTACCGAATTCCCATGAGCCAACTGGGTATCCCTTTGAGATTGTGTATTTTACAAAATCATATGCGTTTGTGGAGTTCCATTTGCCTGCCCAGATGGAACGTCTAACGTTGTACCTCCCGTAGAGTGCATTCACACCAAATGTCACAATTGCTCTGCAGGTAGATGTTTGCTCACCCATTAGCTTGTTTCAGCATGATAAAACCTTATATAAGATGCTAAGAAAACAAGAGGGAATTGAAAGGTCCATTagaagagggggggggggggggggggatgacAAATCTTTATGCAGATGCCCATGTATTAACATGCCATGCACATGCAGTTACATTGATATATTGAACTTATCATATCTTACAGTATCTGCTACAAATTAGAACTCCCAAAGATGTGTAAAAATGGATAGCTTCTAGAGTTCTACCTATTTTTCTCAACTACCTGCTGAGTGCTGAACCCACAAAATCCATACACTGTCAAAACCCGAAACACACAATATGCAGGCTCAAATGTTAACATCTGGAAAAGCTATGCTGGCTATATTTAAGTTCTCACAGTAGCGGTAACAGAATGAAGATTAAAATTAGAAGTCTCACCCTGTTTTCTGGAATAAATCATTCAGTTTGTCCCACCTATCCATACTAAGGCAACCAACTGAGAAACCAAACAAGCCATTGGACATATTTCTGAACGGGGTGCATGGACTTTCTGCTCCCACATCATAAACAACTCTGTCTTGCAACGAGCCTCCCAACCTAATCCTCAAATTGTCAAATGCTGCAGAAACAATTAAATAAGACTGTTTGAGACATGGGGCAAATTAACCGGCCATCTACCTgcctactactccctccatcccgcaaagactgttcgtttagccttcaaaactcgtcccacaaagagtgtccaTATAACTTTCGGACAATCCAACAAAGGTTATCATAATACCTTCTAGCCCAGTTaacgaatcgatcatttactctCACCATCGATGCTCGAGCcagactcgctaaataaggaaggctaataggtccgacaattactgcaagcgtgcatgcataattaattcgaCTCGGCAATCCATCcaattaagaagagttattaggggtactttgacttttagcattgctactatcttgtctaaaattttctaaacgaacagtctttgtgggatggagggagtaggtcCTTATTAAAGTTACGAGGGACAAAAAATATGGAACCAGCAACCACTGGATGTAACTCCAAGGGCCTACCTTGAATAGCTTGAGCCAGAAATGGGTGATCCAAATCCTGAATGGACCCGTTGATGGCATGATGAAAAGTTAGTTCAAGCAGCAATATCTATAACCCACCAAtaacaagagaagaaaaataaCATACCAAATTCAGAATCGAAGACTGGCCCCATGGACACTGATTGTAGTTGCACTTCTCCGGCGGCCACCAGTCAATTGTAGCACAGACGTAGCTCTCATCCGTCTCAGCGATCCTAGTCGAGCCTTTAACTATAACCGTCGCCTCCTCCGGCTGCTGAGCCGAAGCCCAACGAGGAGCAGCATGCAGACAGATGAGCGCaagcaggagcaggagcctCACCTCCATGTTTCGTCTCCTACCTAGAAGGCAAAATCACAAACCAGATATGTGTTATGCTCCGCAAGACTAGCCGCCCCACCTTTCCGCTTGAACAAATTCTTGGAACATAACTAGTCGATGCGAAAAGCAAGTAGAATTCAATTTTAAGCTCCAAGTTTGCCCCGACTGTTCGAATTCAACAGTCGAACAATGATTACCAGGCAATGCAAAATGCAAACCGGATTCACGATTCAGAGCAGCAACAGCATGACCGGCACTTGTCTGCTTATGCCAAGTAAAAGATGCCATTGCTAAGCCGGGGAAGGAAGCCAAGAATACACCTTTACCGAGCAAAACCTCGCATCTGCCGGAGAAGGACGCGCAGATTTATCGAGGTAAGTGTACCCTCCGACGCCGACCGCGCCGACGAAACGCTCCTCCTCGCTCCCGGAGTCCCGGCCCCGGGAAAGCGGCGTGTGGGTGGGAGACCCCGGAAGTTCCGCCGCGGATCCGGGATGCCGGAGGCGGACTGGGAGCTCAGGCCGCCGATCCTCGGGCTCCAACCAACGCCAGATGAGCTGCCTTTTGGGATGCTACTGCTACGCGGCAGCAGAGCCGAGCGCCCGGGCGTCGGCGCGTCGCAGGCTGCTGGTGGCTTCGCGCACGGAGCAACGTGGCCACGTGAGGACAGGACTACAGGAGAGTATACCTCGATGCGCTTGTCTCGATATTCTCGGCACCACGACCAGAGCGGGGTTGGGTTCTTTGATTCAGGTGGTCTGTTCGTCTCGATTTCTACGATTTCCTCGCAAAGAAACTCATCATTTGAAACTGGCTAGACGGCAGCATGAGTGAATGACTGAATTCTACTGTATTTTCTTCTAGACATGTAGAGCAACAGTAGGAGTGAACATTCAGGATTGTAGCAAGAGTGAGCATCACGCAGGTGCAGAAGCAGAACCACCTGCTTTGATGAAGCAGAGATAGATCTGGCTGTACTTGTGGGAATTGGTGGGGTTAGGTGAACACGAGAGCAGCCAGACAGTGACACTGTGCCCACTGCCCATTGTTCACTGTAGTCTGTAGATGTGCAATTAGCATAAACACGTACACATGGAGATGATGGTTGGTTTGCCTTGTGTCCTGGGTCAAAGGATTTGTTTAGCTGCTGCCGTACAAGGCGTTTTCGCTAGCTCCACCATAATCGTTGTTGTGCTTTCCCACCGACTAACCTGAACCCGTTGGCTCGTAACCAAGATACAGCGGGACGCAAAGCACGTTCCAGAAAAGTTTTCCATTTCACCGGCTCATCAGAAAGCGGTGGGGTGCTTTTTTTTTCCGGTTCCTTCAGCTTCGGTCCAAGAATCCAGCCTGCCGGTGCGTTCAACAAGGGCGCGTTTGGCAGCCCGGACGAAGGTTGGCCCAGCTGGTTGCAACCAGCTATGTTTGCTAGCGTGGAGGGCTTCTCGGGCTAGACCCGCGCGGTGTAAAAACGGTCCGCCAGCTTACACCGTGTGGAACGCAAAAGTCGACCATTTCACATGGTGCAGGCCCGCACGAGCGTGTTTTCACGCACGCGGAGGGAAGCGCGGGAGACGGACGCGGCCTGGCACCATTATTTGGGCCGGCTAGGGTTACCACCTCTGGCATATAGCGGTGGCCTCCAGGGCGCGTCGCCCTTCACCCCACAGACGCGCTGCCTCCACCgactcctccactcctctctcctttcttcctttcGCACTTgactcctccactcctctcctCTCATCTCGACGACTTTAGGGCGGAGGTGGCAGCATGACTGGTGGCGGGGCACCTGATACGGAGGCATCCATGGTCGCTGCACTGGCGGCCACGGGTACTTTTTCACCGGCGAGTGCGGGTACTTCTTCACCGGTGAGCGCGGGGTCTCTGTTAGCAACGAACACTGGATCCGTGCTTCGTCTTCATCACCAAGCAGATCTGCTACCTCTTCGTCCCCGGCAACTTGAGCAACATCTTCGTCCCCGGCGTGACCTACTTCTTGCTCTGCACCAAGCAGATCTGCGTCATCTACTTGCTGTTCCAGGTGTCCCTCAGCTCATCCACTGGCACGCGCTACTTCCTCATCTTCCCCACGACGGTCGTCTTCATCTTCATGGAGGTATGGCCCGAATCCACTATCCTCTTGCAGTTAGGGTGGAGGTTCATCTTGTTTGCGATGGGGTAGGGTTTCCTACGATGGAGTCTTCGTATTGTTGTTTGATCTTTTACAATTTGTTGGGTGGAATTCCTCGGGTTAGGCCCGGATCTACTATCCTCTTGCAGTTAGGGTGGCTTTTGATCTTATTTGCGATGGGGTAGGGTCTCCTACGATGGAGTCTTCGTATTGTTGTTTGATCTTTTATGATTTGTTGGGTGGAATCCCTCAGGTTAGGCCCGGATCCACTATCCTCTTGCAGTTAGGGTGGCTGTTCATCTTGTTTGCGATGGGGTAGGGTCTCCTACGATGGAGTCTTTGTATTGTTGTTCGATATTTTATGATTTGTTGGGTGGAATCCCTCGGGTTAGGCTCGGATCCACTATCTTCTTGCAGTTAGGGTGGAGGTTCATCTTGTTTGCGATGGGGTAGGGTCTCCTACGATGGAGTCTTCGTATTGTTGTTCGATCTTTTACGATTTGTTGGGTGGAATCCCTTGGGTTAGGGTTCCCGCGGAATGGATCTGATATTACGGTTTCTTTGTGCGGTTAGTGGGGTATCCTCACCGGATATGCATGTCTATTTGATGCACTGTCCTGGCTTCTATGCCTTGGCTTGTTGTTTACAGTCGATTCATGAGGTTATTTACCATTCATGTGTAGTTACCGCGTGGATGTGGACTTGTTGCCATGGACCAGTCTCTAATGTCGGTCTGTGTTGATGACGAGGAGCCTGCCCAGGGCTAATATGGTTGTTCTGTGAAATAATGAGCCTCTAGGAGGCTACCTTGGGTAGCGGCTGTGGCAATGATCCTGTTGTGAGGTTTTATTTGTTTGATGATGTTGAGGAGGAGCCTCTGGGAGGCTACTTTTCATAGCTGCCAGGGTAATGATACCTGTTGGACCTGTTTCCTTGTATGCTGGCTGGTTTTGAAGGATGATGTGTTCAGGAGAAGCCTCTGGGAGGCTACTTTGGTAGCAGCCAAGGCAGTGATACCTGTTCGACATGTTGACTTATTTGTTGGGTGTTTTTGGTCGATGATGTGTTGAGAGAGGCTACTTTGGTAGCAGCCAAGGCAATGACCCCTCTGTTGCCATGCTGTTGTATGCTGCCATACCTTAGGATGCCTTTAGTTCCATTTCAGTACTCAAGttctaaaatttatttattAACATGCCATAATGTAGATGGAGTCGCATGACTACTATGCCAAGATGGCTTCTGAAACTTCTGCTCTTGTTGTATGCATTGCATTTCTATACACTAAGCTTAGGAGGGACAGGTCTGATTCAGATGAAGAAGAGAACTATGTTTGGGTTCCTAGGGCAGTGGTCGATGTTGAGAGGCAGGCAAACCTAGATAAGATATATaactgagggatatgggtaccccatgggtccccactgaccaggatactggccagcCCTGGCAAGTAGGCTCGCCCAACCAGAACGTGCGGGCCcaggacgtgaagatacttggagcacaagttaAGGAGGTCGGACGATTCAAATCAGTCCGAATATTGCggcatacttgttgtaatccgactcgggttgctttccatgtaacaaccgactaaattagattcaaaccgacttgtaaccttaggtcgtcagcctatataaggcggccaatgGCGCCTCCCAAGGGCATTCAATCTATTCTTTGCACCCGCGCAAAGAATACAAACCAGTAaaacacaagacgtagggtattactctccagaggttcgaacctgtctaaaccttcgtgttcccgtgattaccttcgagttcttgatctcgcaaTCCTCACTGCCTataaatctaccacttgggtaacccctggaCTGCCGgactactaaatccgacaataACTGCACAGAGGTTGAATCTGTAAGCATGCTAAGGATGCGTAAGGCTCCTTTCTTTTAGTTGGTTAACTTGTTTAGGGAGAGGCACCTCCTAGAGTACAAC is a genomic window containing:
- the LOC117839915 gene encoding heparanase-like protein 2 isoform X1, which encodes MASFTWHKQTSAGHAVAALNRESGLHFALPGRRRNMEVRLLLLLALICLHAAPRWASAQQPEEATVIVKGSTRIAETDESYVCATIDWWPPEKCNYNQCPWGQSSILNLDLDHPFLAQAIQAFDNLRIRLGGSLQDRVVYDVGAESPCTPFRNMSNGLFGFSVGCLSMDRWDKLNDLFQKTGAIVTFGVNALYGRYNVRRSIWAGKWNSTNAYDFVKYTISKGYPVGSWEFGNELSGHGIGAKVDAKLYGKDVIEFKSILQQLYKAPLSQPLLLAPGGFFDQQWYSQLLQTSGHGVVNALTHHVYNLGGGDDVHLIRKILDPKYLDRAEDTYRDMQLTIQRHGTWTSAWVSESGGVFNNGGPLVSNTFINSIWYLDQLGMASKYNTKVFCRQTLIGGNYGLLDTQTFLPNPDYYSALLWHRLMGNGVLSIDSIAPRRLRAYAHCRRQQQGITLLLINLSNTTGYNVTLQNDINIGKRPDLEKRSSFSHRLRKAVSWLGSKASSDTKKREEYHLTPKDGDVQSKTMLLNGVQLELGDDGSVPAMNPVLAAVDSPVYLAPTSIAFIVLPEFEAKACS
- the LOC117839915 gene encoding heparanase-like protein 2 isoform X2, which produces MEVRLLLLLALICLHAAPRWASAQQPEEATVIVKGSTRIAETDESYVCATIDWWPPEKCNYNQCPWGQSSILNLDLDHPFLAQAIQAFDNLRIRLGGSLQDRVVYDVGAESPCTPFRNMSNGLFGFSVGCLSMDRWDKLNDLFQKTGAIVTFGVNALYGRYNVRRSIWAGKWNSTNAYDFVKYTISKGYPVGSWEFGNELSGHGIGAKVDAKLYGKDVIEFKSILQQLYKAPLSQPLLLAPGGFFDQQWYSQLLQTSGHGVVNALTHHVYNLGGGDDVHLIRKILDPKYLDRAEDTYRDMQLTIQRHGTWTSAWVSESGGVFNNGGPLVSNTFINSIWYLDQLGMASKYNTKVFCRQTLIGGNYGLLDTQTFLPNPDYYSALLWHRLMGNGVLSIDSIAPRRLRAYAHCRRQQQGITLLLINLSNTTGYNVTLQNDINIGKRPDLEKRSSFSHRLRKAVSWLGSKASSDTKKREEYHLTPKDGDVQSKTMLLNGVQLELGDDGSVPAMNPVLAAVDSPVYLAPTSIAFIVLPEFEAKACS